The Candidatus Omnitrophota bacterium sequence CGTAAGACCGCCGACGTGGTCATAATGGCCGTGACTCAGAACAATCGCCTCTGTTTTGTTCAAGTCGACGCCCAACTTAAGGGCGTTCTTGAGCAACGCCTTGCCCTGCCCCGTATCAAAAAGTATCCGCTTGGAATTTACCTCAATCCAAACTGCAAACCCATGTTCCGCAAGCAACTCCGGGCGCCGGCTTGTGTCCTCCACCAATACCGTAAATCGAACGACCTGGCTCATTTGTCTTTCTCCTCAACAAACTCAATGATCGCAGACATTACTTCCTGTCGTCAAAGAACCACTGAGGTAATCCTTGACAACCTTTTCAGGTTTCTCTGCCGGTGCGCCGACAACCACCTCCACACCATAGTGATCGAACAACTGCACAGCACGCGCTCCCATTCCGCCGCAGATAATGACGTTGGCTCCGCGTTCGTGCAACCAATTCGGTAAGAAACCCGGCTCATGCGGCGGAGGATCCAGAAGTATGGTAGTGAGAATCT is a genomic window containing:
- a CDS encoding NifB/NifX family molybdenum-iron cluster-binding protein gives rise to the protein MKIAIPLVDNCLSQHFGHCEKYALVEVDEAKKEILTTILLDPPPHEPGFLPNWLHERGANVIICGGMGARAVQLFDHYGVEVVVGAPAEKPEKVVKDYLSGSLTTGSNVCDH